The genomic region TGGCCGGTTTCGGCGAACAGGCCGCGATGCTGGCCGCGCTGGGCCGGTTGGCGATCGAACGCGATCGCTGAAACCGCAAACGAAAAACGCCACCGGCGGCACCGGTGGCGTCGGGATCGAAAGCTGCGTGAGGTTACTTCACCAGCCTCATCGTGAACGGATAGCGGTAAGCCAGCCCGTCATTGGCCTTGATGGCGGCAATGATCGTCAGCACCAGCCAGGCAACAAAAACCGCGACGCCGATCGGGGCGGTCAGAATCACACCGAGGCCGAAGGTGATGAACGTCAGCACCACCAGTGCCAGACCGATGATTCCTACCGTGATGTTGAAATTCAGCGCTTCCTTGCCCTGCTCATCGGCAAAGGGCATGGTTTCCCTCTTCACCAGCCACATGACCAGCGGCCCGAGAATGTTGCCGAAGGGGATGATGAAGCCGATCAGGGCCGACAAGTGCGTGAACAATGCCCATTGGCGTTGATCGGCAGGAATGCCTGCGTCCGAGGCCTGGCCGGCGGCCGGCGGCTCGTTGTATGGCGGCGGTGTCTGGGACGGATCATTCGGATCTTGCATACCGCTCATCTGTCGTTCTCCCTGCGTGCGTGAACCCTCACTCTCCGTCCATCGGGCATCGGCGTCAACCATCGGAAGACACCGTGACCTCCGGTCTCCCCCTCAGCCTTCGCCGGCCACGGTCATGGCGCCGACCAGGATCGAGCCGGTGCGCACATGCGAGCGTGCGTCGACATCGCTGCCAACCGCCTCG from Lysobacter alkalisoli harbors:
- a CDS encoding DUF4870 domain-containing protein, with amino-acid sequence MSGMQDPNDPSQTPPPYNEPPAAGQASDAGIPADQRQWALFTHLSALIGFIIPFGNILGPLVMWLVKRETMPFADEQGKEALNFNITVGIIGLALVVLTFITFGLGVILTAPIGVAVFVAWLVLTIIAAIKANDGLAYRYPFTMRLVK